Proteins from a genomic interval of Maylandia zebra isolate NMK-2024a linkage group LG15, Mzebra_GT3a, whole genome shotgun sequence:
- the adgb gene encoding androglobin isoform X9, translated as MDQFTFIHTLTSWIPETRLIKSVYLREIWDFLQHSIPTFKHLDDSLPVTKPEPTDAAQVKDSTLSSSKNQLLESEQCKADPDIVVCAACYPFQLHNGSFGFRQMANSSEFLRRYGLSLLHSHAVLLTRTRACPLESPPKPPPVPRWKLIRQPKEILVTAEPKKIPLSKPEQFIEVASPFLSYRTRSSGGSVPEPETKQNTPRKCSHRSPLVSITEEEETECQEGLELDAAECTTNSPNCTDKMEVTAEDKKNSDDISNDRPQTEIKEPVTEESYYATNKPVLQKTWVDLEDFDKCFQTLLVFHKPQTYQHHIQKSHFKNTVLSKTTVAVKWSGSSTQTLSSGSLAVASPEQCPEVRGTYYLCVDSLQPSQILISFSSLLLWGHAAEEKQEMSAARRSAVLIAVPHSWTSLQSQLPVLSIKTTSTKAAVLNLPSGRHVLCIHINAALGYHVHLCSKTPFIFGEEETIMPHLTKESAHFTEQASSIFRALSRLVASFSDKQQQPALRKGLEETHCPRNISTTQEKWEHCKVFNLAVYHMLREALGRKLKADEQFAVQALTADPSLFPEEYPPILNADLEPPEMWRDREPTDREVKAVTVLQAGFRGHLVREILDASKPGTKENLNASKILSSVWSTIECDAHKHAAFLLRHIINNSKRKADLYPCLRDESTKIAFADYTVSLPDTANSWVLVFREIFLVSEEVLVIPKVYSPIPNCLLHVINNDTGEEVNTVFNRVAPHVYQPNKLGYTFVAEAITPELPPSGAKWRMCLIGSKEPLPKLSRDTPVSEFSVEELRDYYIPNNKNLICCYRVHVTTDTVATVQLQTSHPDVLIRLSILDHEKQVAGKTGKGHVVIPVFFFLVNKDTEENKQEQSPSENTFQQNEGEDSAVKKSISSSDQYQPPTETMVSLTTVCVVHKYVVQAEVLYKTWNLSESQLAFACSVKDLENNETRVNKLEDVKRSSTTSTPNRDGLKSDATKTQRKTKGDKGKPAVANETSLDLTKPNWMLRVVTDNSKAKGIDVKRDTERIDQIKTIKKAWEMAEPGRSAKAFQSRLHFLKQVQQKECGDAATEENNDASRPGQDISQSASNQKLTDTPCSFPHMDYSHFTRHQKDSPVVMDSYIEEAQQRERTEKIQTYRLVREHVLECRKQEAFKRKELMKCQLEMYQNMQAAFEQRCKNFHNTCEAFNSRHRASIKKEQEEKEALEEAQSAALEKQAAFTSASAQPPNKQDKKAGKKK; from the exons gTCAGTGTACTTGAGAGAAATTTGGGATTTCTTACAACACTCCATTCCTACATTTAAACACCTGGATGACAGTTTGCCAGTGACGAAGCCTGAGCCCACAGATGCAGCTCAAGTGAAGGATTCCACCCTAAGTAGCAGCAAGAATCAGCTACTGGAGTCAGAGCAATGTAAAG CAGACCCTGACATAGTGGTTTGTGCTGCCTGCTACCCTTTTCAACTACATAACGGTTCCTTTGGGTTTCGCCAAATG GCTAATTCCTCTGAATTTCTACGTCGTTATGGCCTCTCCTTGCTACACAGCCATGCTGTCCTGTTGACTCGTACCCGCGCATGCCCGCTAGAGTCACCACCCAAACCTCCACCTGTGCCCCGTTGGAAACTCATCCGTCAGCCCAAGGAGATCTTGGTCACtgctgaaccaaaga AGATCCCTTTGTCAAAACCAGAGCAGTTCATTGAGGTTGCCAGCCCTTTTCTCTCCTACCGTACCAGGAGCAGCGGGGGCTCAGTTCCAGAGCC AGAGACCAAGCAAAACACTCCCAGGAAGTGTTCCCACAGATCCCCTCTGGTCTCCATTACTGAGGAAGAGGAGACTGAATGTCAAGAAGGCCTTGAGCTTGACGCGGCTGAATGCACCACTAACTCACCAAACTGCACTGACAAAATGGAG GTTACTGCAGAGGACAAGAAGAACAGTGATGACATCTCCAATG ATAGGCCCCAAACTGAAATCAAAGAGCCTGTAACTGAGGAATCCTACTATGCGACTAACAAGCCAGTCCTACAGAAGACCTGGGTTGACCTGGAGGACTTTGATAAATGCTTTCA GACTCTCTTGGTGTTTCATAAGCCACAGACTTACCAGCATCATATTCAGAAATCACATTTTAAG AATACTGTCCTCTCCAAAACAACAGTAGCCGTCAAATGGAGTGGATCATCCACACAGACACTTAGCTCCGGATCCCTTGCTGTAGCAAGCCCTGAA CAGTGTCCAGAGGTGAGAGGCACTTATTACCTGTGTGTGGACAGCCTGCAACCTTCCCAGATCCTCATcagcttctcttctcttcttctctggGGACATGCAGCTGAGGAGA aacaggaaatgtcagcaGCACGTAGGTCTGCAGTTCTCATCGCCGTGCCACACTCCTGGACAAGTCTGCAGTCTCAGCTGCCAGTTCTCTCCATCAAGACCACCTCCACAAAGGCAGCTGTGTTAAACTTGCCCTCGGG GCGGCATGTGCTGTGCATCCACATAAATGCAGCATTGGGTTACCATGTCCACCTCTGCAGCAAGACACCATTTATCTTTGGAGAAGAAGAAACCATCATGCCACACCTTACAAAG GAAAGTGCCCATTTCACTGAGCAGGCCTCTTCCATCTTTAGGGCCCTGTCCAGATTGGTGGCTTCTTTTAGTGAtaagcagcagcagccagcaCTAAGAAAGGGTCTGGAAGAAACTCACTGTCCCAGAAACATCAGCACCACCCAGGAAAAATGGGAGCACTGCAAG GTGTTTAACTTGGCAGTTTACCACATGCTGCGTGAGGCTCTGGGGAGGAAGCTGAAAGCAGATGAGCAGTTTGCTGTACAAGCTCTCACTGCTGACCCTTCACTGTTCCCTGAAGAATACCCCCCTATAT TAAATGCAGATTTGGAGCCCCCAGAAATGTGGAGAGACAGGGAGCCAACAGACAGGGAGGTCAAGGCAGTGACCGTTCTGCAGGCTGGATTCAGAGGGCACTTAGTGCGCGAGATCCTTGATGCCTCAAAACCTG GAACGAAGGAGAACCTCAATGCGTCCAAGATCCTTTCATCCGTGTGGTCGACAATTGAATGTgatgcacacaaacatgcagctTTCTTGCTGAG GCATATCATCAACAATTCTAAGAGGAAAGCGGACCTCTACCCATGTCTACGAGATGAATCGACTAAAATCGCCTTTGCTGATTACACTGTCTCTCTTCCAGACACAGCCAACTCATGGGTCTTGGTCTTTAG AGAGATTTTCCTGGTTTCTGAGGAGGTGCTGGTGATACCAAAGGTCTACTCTCCAATCCCTAATTGTCTCCTGCACGTCATAAATAATGACACAGGAGAGGAGGTAAACACGGTCTTCAACAGAGTAGCACCCCATGTCTATCAACCCAATAAG CTTGGTTATACCTTTGTAGCGGAAGCTATCACACCTGAATTACCCccttctggtgcaaagtggagGATGTGCTTGATCGGCTCAAAGGAACCACTTCCAAAGCTGTCCCGCGACACCCCAGTTAGTGAATTCTCAGTAGAGGAATTACGGGATTATTACATTCCAAATAACAAAAATCTCATTTGTTG TTACAGAGTACATGTAACAACAGACACTGTAGCAACCGTTCAGCTTCAGACTTCCCACCCAGATGTATTGATACGTCTATCCATTCTGGACCATGAGAAACAAGTAGCTGGCAAAACCGGGAAGGGCCATGTGGTGattcctgtttttttcttcctggtGAACAAAG ACACTGAAGAAAATAAACAGGAGCAGTCTCCTTCGGAGAACACTTTCCAGCAAAATGAAGGGGAAGACAGCGCAGTTAAAAAATCTATCTCCTCATCTGACCAGTACCAGCCTCCCACAGAGACTATGGTATCACTGACAACTGTCTGCGTG GTTCACAAGTACGTGGTGCAGGCAGAGGTGCTTTATAAGACTTGGAATCTGAGTGAATCCCAGTTGGCTTTTGCTTGTTCAGTCAAAGACTTGGAGAACAATGAGACAAGAG TAAATAAGCTTGAGGATGTAAAGCGTTCATCTACCACTAGCACACCAAATCGTGATGGCCTCAAGTCTGATGCAACCAAAACCCAGCGCAAAACCAAAGGAGACAAGGGGAAGCCAGCTGTCGCTAATGAAACG AGCCTTGACCTAACTAAACCAAACTGGATGCTACGTGTTGTCACGGACAACAGCAAAGCAAAAGGCATCGACGTTAAGAGAGACACAGAAAGAATAGACCagattaaaaccattaaaaaagcATGGGAAATGGCCGAGCCGGGACGCTCTGCCAAG GCTTTTCAGTCTCGTCTCCATTTTCTTAAACAAGTGCAGCAAAAAGAGTGTGGTGATGCTGCTACAGAGGAAAACAATG ATGCTTCAAGACCTGGTCAAGACATCTCTCAGAGTGCATCCAATCAGAAGTTGACTGACACCCCCTGCTCCTTTCCTCACATGGACTACAGTCACTTTACCAG ACACCAAAAGGATTCTCCAGTGGTGATGGACTCATACATAGAAGAGGCCCAGCAGAGGGAGCGCACTGAAAAGATCCAGACTTACCGGTTGGTCCGAGAGCATGTGTTGGAGTGCAGAAAACAGGAGGCGTTCAAAAGGAAGGAGCTAATGAAATGTCAGCTGGAGATGTATCAAAACATGCAG GCAGCCTTTGAGCAGCGCTGTAAGAACTTTCACAATACGTGCGAAGCATTTAATAGCCGTCATCGCGCAAGCATCAAAAAGGAACAAGAAGAGAAGGAGGCTCTGGAGGAGGCCCAGTCCGCAGCTCTGGAAAAACAAGCAGCCTTCACCTCTGCTTCCGCACAGCCACCCAACAAGCAAGACAAGAAAGCTGGCAAGAAGAAATGA